From a single Capsicum annuum cultivar UCD-10X-F1 chromosome 12, UCD10Xv1.1, whole genome shotgun sequence genomic region:
- the LOC107851123 gene encoding isocitrate dehydrogenase [NADP], protein MSSNLFFMSNLPLHSSSNYISPFSSNLIFSSRRNFLYQTPLIFISPEFPLLNLKFSLNMAFQKIKVANPIVEMDGDEMTRVIWKLIKDKLILPFVELDIKYFDLGLPHRDATDDKVTIESAKATLKYNVAIKCATITPDEARMKEFNLKHMWKSPNGTIRNILNGTVFREPILCKNIPRLVPGWSKPICIGRHAFGDQYRATDTVIQGAGKLKLVFVPEGTDQKTEFEVYNFTGAGGVALSMYNTDESIRSFAEASMNMAYQKKWPLYLSTKNTILKKYDGRFKDIFQEVYESNWKLKFEEAGIWYEHRLIDDMVAYALKSDGGYVWACKNYDGDVQSDFLAQGFGSLGLMTSILICPDGKTVEAEAAHGTVTRHYRVHQKGGETSTNSIASIFAWTRGLAHRAMLDNNAALLDFTNKLEAACIGAVENGKMTKDLALIIHGSKVARHQYVNTEDFIDAVADELKARLLKPKI, encoded by the exons ATGTCAtctaacttattttttatgtcCAATTTACCCTTACATAGTAGTAGTAATTATATTTCTCCATTTTCTAGCAATTTAATCTTCTCTAGCAGAAGAAATTTTCTTTATCAAACACCATTAATCTTTATATCACCAGAATTTCCActtcttaatttgaaattttcattaaATATGGCTTTCCAAAAGATCAAAGTGGCTAATCCCATAGTTGAAATGGATG GAGATGAAATGACCCGTGTCATTTGGAAATTAATCAAGGATAAG CTCATCTTGCCCTTTGTGGAGTTGGATATAAAATACTTCGATCTTGGCCTTCCTCACCGTGATGCCACAGATGATAAGGTTACAATTGAAAGCGCTAAGGCTACTTTGAA GTATAATGTAGCAATTAAGTGTGCAACCATCACTCCAG ATGAGGCTCGTATGAAGGAGTTTAACTTGAAGCATATGTGGAAGAGCCCAAATGGGACAATTAGGAATATTCTAAATG GTACGGTATTCAGGGAACCAATCCTCTGCAAAAACATCCCTCGACTTGTCCCAG GTTGGTCAAAACCGATATGCATTGGCAGACATGCTTTTGGTGATCAATATCGAGCTACTGATACAGTAATTCAAGGAGCTGGAAAACTCAAATTAGTATTTG TACCAGAAGGGACGGATCAAAAGACCGAGTTTGAGGTTTACAACTTCACTGGTGCTGGTGGAGTAGCTCTATCCATGTACAACACGGATGAG TCTATTCGTTCTTTCGCTGAAGCTTCTATGAACATGGCGTACCAAAAGAAATGGCCACTCTATCTTAGCACAAAGAATACCATCCTTAAGAAATACGACGGAAG ATTCAAGGACATATTCCAGGAAGTTTATGAGTCCAACTGGAAGTTGAAGTTTGAAGAAGCTGGGATCTG GTACGAACATCGCCTCATCGATGATATGGTTGCTTATGCTTTAAAAAGTGACGGTGGTTATGTATGGGCGTGCAAAAACTATGATGGAGATGTACAGAGTGATTTCTTAGCACAAG GATTTGGATCCCTCGGATTGATGACCTCGATCCTG ATATGTCCGGATGGAAAGACCGTGGAAGCAGAAGCAGCCCATGGAACTGTTACACGACACTACAGGGTTCATCAAAAAGGAGGTGAAACCAGCACGAACAGCATCGCCTCAATTTTTGCTTGGACTCGTGGACTTGCACATAG GGCAATGTTGGACAACAATGCTGCACTCTTAGATTTCACCAACAAACTAGAAGCAGCTTGCATCGGTGCAGTGGAAAACGGGAAAATGACCAAAGATCTAGCACTTATTATCCACGGATCCAA GGTTGCTAGACACCAATATGTGAACACTGAAGATTTCATTGATGCTGTGGCTGATGAGCTCAAAGCTAGACTTCTGAAACCAAAGATTTAA